TACTTTTCCTAATCCATTTTTGAATACACCTTTTGTATTTTTTCGAACGGAGGGAAATAAGAAGCTCACGGCAAAAGCAACAATGATGGCACTAACAACTTGAAAGGTTACTCCCTGAATAATTTTAATTTCCTGCAGAGGCTCCAAAACAGCGGAAAATACAGTGAGTTCTGTGAAGATATTATAATTGAATAAAGTATTTGCCAATACAATGGCGATAAGAACGAGCAACGGAATCAATGTTTTCCATCGGTCTTTTAAAATTTGCATAACCTTCTGATCCGGTATTAATTCAGCCGGCATCCCTTTTCCTCGGACAAACCGGAACGATTCCAGGATGGCTAATATTGCCCCGATTGTTACGGTTACATATGCAATTTTGATAACAGGACCCGGATCTACTCCCACCAGTGAAGCAGACAGAAATACAGCTTGTGTTATCGGCGGCATAATCGACCCAATGGATGCACCCAGTAAAATAATCATGCCAATTTGTTCCGGTTTCAGTTTTAATTCGGTTAAAGCATTAATCACAAGAAACCCGATAACGGTAGCTGCAGCAATGGCATCGCCCAATAGAGATCCAGCCATAATCAATGTAATAAAAATTGCAACAATCAATCCCTTTGGTGAACTTCCAAATGCTGCACGAAGACTGTTTAATGTTGTATCAATCGCCCCTAATCTGGACTGTGCTTCTGCATACAAACTTCCGAATATCGACAGCATGATAACCCAGGACAGCCGGTCAATACCATCCACAAAAGCAATTGCCGTTTCGCCTATATTCAATCCCGAAATAATCGCCGATGAAACTGCAGCTACAAGTAACGCTATCCGTATATCTCCTCCAATCTTTGGTATCTGTTTCACCAATGCAATCACAAACAATAACGTTAATGGCACTAAAATCTCAATACGTACCAACCCCTCGTTTTAGTTATAAAACTAAACTTCCAGCAGACGGTCCATTTTTAGTGGCTTAAGCAAATCGTCATATTCTGACCCCCCTTCTGCCAAGCTGGCAACCAACACACCGGTGATCGGTGCAAGTGCAATCCCATCCCCCTCATGACCTGCAGCAGTAATTAAACCTTTCACCTCACTCGATTCATCGATAAACGGAAGTCCATCACCGGTAAACGGCCTGAATCCTGCCATCGAGCGGATAATTCGAATATTTTTAAGTGCCGGCGCAATCCTGCCTGCATGTGCAGCAATTGCCGAAAGAACTTCCGGTCCAACCGCTCTCGTAAACCCATTAAATTCTCTGCTTCCCCCAATCAGTAAATTCCCACTGGCTGTCTGTCCAAGCGAAAGCCCGATACCAAATGGTGGAGCTGTCTCATCATTTCCCTCCAGATGTTTAGCAGCAATGTATTGGGAACATAATACATTGCCATTAATAGTTGGACCCATTTTTTCCGTTATCAGAACCACACCCCGGCGAGGCATAATTGTCAGCCTTACCCCTGCCATTTCTGCTATTTTAGCTGCAAATGGACCTGCTGCATTAATAACCGTGTCGGTTGCAAAATAATCATTAGTTGTCTTGACACCTGTCACTTTCCCTTTTTTAACTGTAATCCCCTTGACTTCCGTATGTGTCCGGATATCCACCCCTTTTCGTTTGGCAGCCTCGGCGAAAGCCTGGGTTAACAGTAGCGGATTGACTTCTGCATCCTCTTTACTGAAAGTAGCACCTTCAATATACTGCGATAAACTTGGCTGCCAGGCCAGCGCTTCTTTCCGGTCCAGCATTTTTACATCGATTCCAGCTTTATTTTGCTTTTTTACAAAACCTTTCATAAAAGGGAGATGCGCTTCTTTTTCAATCACAATCATCCCGCCAGCTCTTTTGAATTCAATGGAAGTCTCCAGTTCTACCTCCAGATTCTCGTAGATTTTTCTGCTTTCTTTCGCTAGTTTAATAGGAAATCCCGGCTTTTTTGACTGTAAAAAAATTGCTTTATCACACGCGCCTGAAGTTTGTGCACCAATATCCCCTTTTTCCAGCAAAACAACTTTTTTACGATGTTTTGACAGCTGATAGGCAATCGATGTTCCGATTACACCACCGCCAATTACAACAGCATCTGCAGTTTCCATCCAGGTTCACTCCTTTGCATGATGCCTGTTCTTCTGCCACAACCGAAGGGACTTTTTCCTGCCTTCATCAATGTGCTGCTGAAATGTTATTGCTGCATTTTTTCTTGTTTCTTTCACCTTTTTCTGTGCTTCATGAATTGCTGAATCCCCTTCTATTAATCCCAGCCTTGAGGAAACGGAAATACCCACAAGTTCTCCCTGTGCCATAGCAACTTTCGCACTTTCAATCCCGGTAATATTTCCAGCTACAAAAATTCCAGGCTGGGTTGTTTCCATCTCCGGATTGTGCAATGGAATATGTCCACCCAATTCCTCCACATATACTGATTCACAACCAACCGCTCCCGCTAATTCTATTAACGGGTATAATCCTCCCGAAATACAGACGCAATCCACATCAATTATTTTGACACGATTCTGGTTTGGGGTCCCGTCCTTATCGATAGGCGCAATTTTGATAGATTCCACCTGCTCATAGCCACTGATTTCCAAAACAGCTTTCCGTAAAAATAACCGCGTTCCCCAGATTCCGATACCAAATCGCGGGAAAATGCTAGCTCCAAATTTTTTTATAAAAGAATATTGCGCAACCTTTCCGGCAGCCTGCAGCAATTTGTTTGGTGCGGCATGTGACATCGAGGATAAATAAGTAAGCATCTTTGTTGGATTGGATTTATCTTTAGAGAATAGACTTTGGGGTGGCAGGAATATCCCAACTACATTTACACCAGCCATTTTTAATTGTTGTGCTACAGATAACGAAAGTGGATCCACACCAATAATCGCCACACTCTGGCCAGGCTTTACGTGGTGATAGTTGGTTAATGTCTGTGCCGCTCCAATTCCCATCACACCAGGTAACGTCCATCCGGGAGCCGGTATTGCCTTTTCGGCAGCACCCGCAGCAATTAAAATAAGCTCTGCCTGAAGTTCCTCTCCACTGTTCACCATCACTTTCCAACGCGGGTAAATTCCCCAAACTTCTTTTCCTTGAAACATATCAATCTCTAACTGATTAACCTTTTCCACTAATGTTCCGGCAACTGCCCTGCCGTTCCACCAT
The genomic region above belongs to Virgibacillus doumboii and contains:
- a CDS encoding TRAP transporter large permease subunit, with translation MVRIEILVPLTLLFVIALVKQIPKIGGDIRIALLVAAVSSAIISGLNIGETAIAFVDGIDRLSWVIMLSIFGSLYAEAQSRLGAIDTTLNSLRAAFGSSPKGLIVAIFITLIMAGSLLGDAIAAATVIGFLVINALTELKLKPEQIGMIILLGASIGSIMPPITQAVFLSASLVGVDPGPVIKIAYVTVTIGAILAILESFRFVRGKGMPAELIPDQKVMQILKDRWKTLIPLLVLIAIVLANTLFNYNIFTELTVFSAVLEPLQEIKIIQGVTFQVVSAIIVAFAVSFLFPSVRKNTKGVFKNGLGKVYQTVQIQVCAGIMVGVFYASGLIDKVALMTEGLASSMVKFGGALSMVIVGMLTGSQTTAQSVIVTFLGPILENMNVAPEMIALGASHIAAAGQNMPPVGLTAFVVCGLIGGILNKKVDPLKVMMLALPNSLYFLAIGLIVWFI
- a CDS encoding NAD(P)/FAD-dependent oxidoreductase, with amino-acid sequence MKYDLIVIGAGPAGMNAAIMAASYGANVAIIDENPEAGGKLLGQLHQESKGEWWNGRAVAGTLVEKVNQLEIDMFQGKEVWGIYPRWKVMVNSGEELQAELILIAAGAAEKAIPAPGWTLPGVMGIGAAQTLTNYHHVKPGQSVAIIGVDPLSLSVAQQLKMAGVNVVGIFLPPQSLFSKDKSNPTKMLTYLSSMSHAAPNKLLQAAGKVAQYSFIKKFGASIFPRFGIGIWGTRLFLRKAVLEISGYEQVESIKIAPIDKDGTPNQNRVKIIDVDCVCISGGLYPLIELAGAVGCESVYVEELGGHIPLHNPEMETTQPGIFVAGNITGIESAKVAMAQGELVGISVSSRLGLIEGDSAIHEAQKKVKETRKNAAITFQQHIDEGRKKSLRLWQKNRHHAKE
- a CDS encoding NAD(P)/FAD-dependent oxidoreductase, producing METADAVVIGGGVIGTSIAYQLSKHRKKVVLLEKGDIGAQTSGACDKAIFLQSKKPGFPIKLAKESRKIYENLEVELETSIEFKRAGGMIVIEKEAHLPFMKGFVKKQNKAGIDVKMLDRKEALAWQPSLSQYIEGATFSKEDAEVNPLLLTQAFAEAAKRKGVDIRTHTEVKGITVKKGKVTGVKTTNDYFATDTVINAAGPFAAKIAEMAGVRLTIMPRRGVVLITEKMGPTINGNVLCSQYIAAKHLEGNDETAPPFGIGLSLGQTASGNLLIGGSREFNGFTRAVGPEVLSAIAAHAGRIAPALKNIRIIRSMAGFRPFTGDGLPFIDESSEVKGLITAAGHEGDGIALAPITGVLVASLAEGGSEYDDLLKPLKMDRLLEV